A single window of Sporosarcina sp. Marseille-Q4943 DNA harbors:
- a CDS encoding dioxygenase, with product MNQKVVDVYNGMVVKFKELIREHELDHNDYQALVNWADELGRAGEIPLFMDVFFETHALQEMFKNVEGTEPTILGPFYLENATEIENPGVMPMRDEEKGDVFFFSGTVTDVDGNPLANTKVDIWQADSNGEYSGFAEGIPAENLRAVLFTDENGKFEVQTIVPGDYSIPTGGPTGKFLTWIDSHPFRPAHLHFLFRPQNGDPLISQVFFEGNQYLDNDVANGVRGTLITKLEKHDGAEKGLDADFYTAHLDFKLRLQDKPVYS from the coding sequence ATGAATCAAAAAGTGGTGGATGTTTATAATGGAATGGTCGTTAAATTTAAGGAATTAATTCGGGAGCATGAGCTTGACCATAATGATTACCAGGCTCTCGTCAATTGGGCGGACGAACTTGGACGTGCTGGTGAAATTCCGCTATTCATGGATGTTTTCTTTGAAACGCACGCCCTGCAGGAAATGTTTAAAAACGTAGAAGGGACGGAGCCGACGATCCTCGGGCCATTCTATCTTGAAAACGCGACAGAAATCGAAAATCCAGGCGTCATGCCGATGCGCGATGAGGAGAAGGGCGACGTGTTTTTCTTCAGTGGAACCGTCACCGACGTAGACGGCAACCCGCTGGCGAATACGAAAGTGGACATTTGGCAGGCGGATTCGAATGGAGAGTACTCAGGATTTGCGGAAGGAATTCCGGCAGAAAACTTGCGGGCGGTGCTGTTCACGGACGAGAATGGAAAATTCGAAGTGCAAACAATCGTCCCAGGCGACTACTCGATTCCGACGGGCGGACCGACAGGCAAATTCCTGACATGGATCGACTCCCATCCATTCCGACCAGCCCATCTCCACTTCCTATTCAGACCACAAAACGGCGATCCATTGATCTCCCAAGTATTCTTCGAAGGGAATCAATACTTGGACAACGACGTTGCGAATGGGGTGCGCGGAACGCTTATTACGAAATTGGAGAAGCATGACGGGGCGGAAAAAGGGTTGGATGCTGACTTCTACACAG
- a CDS encoding alpha/beta fold hydrolase: MTKRQYKVELEGRYLQVVDYPGEKGTIIALHGLTGTHKNMLHYAQSLQGDYRVIACDLRGRGDSSGMDVASIFSHAEDIKELIAILGIKDPILLGHSMGAFISALVASEMPSVKGLVLLDGAARMSGRQHDIVRPSLGRLRKTYESKRAYVEELRQLYKRLGIKWTDAVQEIVEYEIHGTGNGWMHKSAYENIEEDFASFDFFNPIEVMGKIACETLLIQADGGIGPLPPFFTDADYEETKIHTSKLVTFNSDSNHYTMVFEKQDDILTAIRDFLAGVILDE, from the coding sequence ATGACAAAACGACAATACAAAGTGGAACTGGAAGGGCGTTATTTGCAAGTCGTCGATTACCCAGGCGAAAAGGGGACGATCATCGCGCTTCATGGTCTTACCGGCACACATAAGAACATGCTTCATTATGCGCAAAGCTTGCAGGGCGATTATCGAGTCATCGCCTGCGATCTGCGGGGAAGGGGCGACAGTTCGGGGATGGATGTCGCCTCCATCTTTTCTCATGCCGAGGACATAAAGGAACTGATTGCCATTTTGGGAATAAAAGACCCGATTTTGCTCGGCCATTCCATGGGTGCTTTCATTTCCGCACTCGTGGCTAGCGAAATGCCATCGGTGAAAGGGCTTGTCTTGCTGGACGGCGCCGCGCGGATGTCGGGACGCCAGCACGATATTGTCAGGCCGTCGCTCGGGAGGCTCCGGAAGACGTATGAATCCAAACGGGCGTATGTCGAGGAGCTGCGGCAACTTTACAAACGACTCGGCATCAAGTGGACTGATGCCGTACAAGAAATTGTGGAGTATGAAATTCATGGAACGGGCAACGGGTGGATGCATAAATCGGCGTATGAAAATATAGAAGAGGACTTTGCGAGCTTTGATTTTTTCAACCCGATTGAAGTGATGGGAAAAATCGCTTGCGAAACGTTGCTTATCCAGGCGGACGGGGGAATCGGACCGCTCCCTCCGTTCTTCACGGATGCCGATTACGAAGAGACGAAAATACACACATCGAAACTGGTAACGTTCAATTCGGATAGCAATCATTACACGATGGTCTTTGAAAAACAGGATGACATCTTGACGGCAATCCGCGATTTCTTGGCTGGGGTGATCTTGGATGAGTGA
- a CDS encoding carboxymuconolactone decarboxylase family protein has protein sequence MSEGLAYFKEVYGAVPGWVEKMHAYRPDALDHYTSLRSAIMGDGLLSGKEKDLLLVGINAARCYERSMLYHTKGAIDGGATIPELIEYLLVAYRYGGLKSMQTGIQSVKYARSLNGLPEGQLPYGVCNEHILSYFISILDDEDAWFVSNILKAPEELCNDLLLVNGNVSAKMKSLLMVGIHSTCLQGTEAGKWMEKARANGATEGELAEVGLICLLTAGIPAWFEASDSLREGGD, from the coding sequence ATGAGTGAAGGATTGGCTTACTTCAAGGAAGTATATGGCGCAGTTCCTGGATGGGTCGAAAAAATGCATGCCTACCGACCAGATGCGCTTGATCATTACACAAGCTTGCGAAGCGCCATCATGGGGGACGGGCTTTTATCCGGAAAGGAAAAAGACCTCCTTCTCGTTGGAATCAATGCAGCGAGATGCTACGAGCGGAGCATGCTCTATCATACGAAAGGTGCCATAGATGGGGGTGCCACCATTCCAGAGCTGATCGAGTACTTACTCGTCGCGTACCGGTATGGAGGGCTCAAGTCGATGCAAACCGGCATCCAATCCGTGAAGTACGCACGTTCATTGAATGGATTGCCGGAAGGACAGCTGCCTTATGGTGTTTGTAACGAGCATATTTTAAGTTATTTTATCTCCATCTTAGATGATGAGGATGCATGGTTTGTATCGAACATATTGAAGGCGCCGGAGGAACTGTGTAACGATTTGCTGTTAGTAAATGGAAACGTCAGTGCGAAGATGAAATCTCTGCTGATGGTCGGCATCCATAGTACTTGCCTGCAAGGAACGGAAGCTGGGAAATGGATGGAGAAGGCTCGGGCGAATGGGGCGACTGAAGGAGAGTTGGCGGAAGTTGGACTCATCTGCCTGTTGACCGCGGGTATCCCCGCTTGGTTCGAGGCGAGCGATTCCTTGCGTGAAGGGGGCGACTAA
- a CDS encoding muconate/chloromuconate family cycloisomerase yields MNIQTLDVLIVDLPTIRPHQLAMHTIVMQTIILVRVTGEGGLEGWGEVATIGGASYCAETPEAIKMNIEKYIKPLVIGRKAAHFNAISHTVNKHVVGNTFAKAAVEAAIVELAAKEKGMPVHELFGGQIHASLPVAWTLASGDTRRDIEEAKESLHAKRHNIFKLKIGMGDPKRNVAHVLKIKEAVGDEASVRVDVNQAWDETTAMYCIEALEDGCIDLIEQPLPAWNKEGMARLTSRFKVPIMADESLSSLEEVYQVAKNRAGNVFSIKPANVGGLTATKKAAAIAEAAGISLYGGTMIESSLGTAISAHLYSTIPEMKYGTELFGPLLFTDTITLNAIRYEDFQLKVPSGPGYGMEMDVEKIFHYARDY; encoded by the coding sequence ATGAACATTCAAACGCTTGATGTCCTCATTGTCGACCTTCCGACGATCCGGCCGCATCAGCTTGCGATGCATACGATTGTCATGCAGACGATCATCCTCGTCCGGGTGACCGGGGAGGGCGGGCTGGAAGGCTGGGGGGAAGTTGCGACGATCGGCGGTGCTTCGTATTGTGCCGAAACACCGGAAGCAATCAAAATGAATATCGAAAAGTATATAAAGCCTCTCGTCATCGGACGGAAGGCAGCCCATTTCAATGCGATTTCGCATACCGTCAACAAGCATGTCGTCGGCAACACGTTTGCGAAGGCGGCGGTGGAAGCGGCGATTGTCGAGCTTGCGGCGAAGGAAAAGGGAATGCCTGTCCATGAATTATTCGGTGGGCAAATCCACGCATCATTGCCCGTCGCTTGGACGCTCGCGAGCGGGGATACGCGAAGGGATATTGAAGAGGCGAAGGAAAGCTTGCATGCGAAACGGCATAACATTTTCAAGTTGAAAATCGGCATGGGTGATCCGAAGCGGAATGTCGCCCACGTGCTGAAGATCAAGGAAGCTGTCGGTGACGAGGCGAGTGTCCGGGTCGATGTCAATCAAGCTTGGGACGAGACGACCGCGATGTATTGCATCGAAGCGTTGGAGGATGGCTGCATCGACTTGATTGAACAGCCATTGCCCGCTTGGAATAAAGAAGGGATGGCGCGCCTGACGTCAAGATTCAAAGTTCCAATCATGGCGGATGAATCGCTAAGTTCGTTGGAAGAGGTATATCAAGTGGCGAAGAACCGTGCGGGAAATGTTTTTTCCATCAAGCCCGCGAATGTCGGTGGCCTTACCGCGACGAAAAAGGCGGCGGCCATTGCGGAAGCGGCAGGCATTTCGCTATACGGCGGAACGATGATCGAATCGTCGCTTGGGACAGCCATTTCCGCGCATCTCTATTCGACAATCCCTGAAATGAAGTACGGCACGGAGCTGTTCGGCCCGCTATTATTCACAGACACAATTACATTAAATGCGATTAGATATGAAGATTTTCAGTTGAAAGTCCCGAGCGGACCAGGCTATGGCATGGAGATGGATGTGGAGAAGATTTTCCATTACGCAAGGGATTACTAA
- a CDS encoding 4-hydroxyphenylacetate 3-hydroxylase family protein, translating to MPVEQEKKTVLPLTGKEYLESLKDGREIWLHGEKVKDVTTHPAFRNAARSIARLYDALHDEKMKDVLTVETDTGNGGFTQKYFRVDKSAQDLLESRDAIAQWARLTYGQMGRSPDYKAAFLATLGADPDYYGKYADNARRWYKEAQERNWFFNHAIINPPVDRHKPLDAVADIFVRAVGETEQGVIVSGAKMVATGSALTNYNFVAHYGAAPITKEEFALVFVAAMDTPGVKLVSRASYEMNAAVMGSPFDYPLSSRFDENDSVLIFDNALIPWENIIIYKDVEKANSFFADSGFLHRFTFHGVTRLAVKLDFVSGLLLKAVKMNGSDQFRGVQVNVGEVLAWKNMFWALSDAMALNPDEGRNGTKLPNLNYGLAYRMFMSEGWPRVKEIIENVVAGSLIAQPSSSRDFQNPELRPLLDKLYRGSYGVGAEEKIKLIKLLWDAIGTEYGGRHELYERNYSGNHENIRLENLVVANMSGQADQFEKFAEECLNDYDLNGWTNDTWINPDDVSYFKE from the coding sequence ATGCCAGTTGAACAGGAAAAGAAGACGGTATTGCCATTGACAGGCAAGGAGTATTTGGAGAGCTTGAAGGACGGACGGGAAATTTGGCTGCATGGCGAGAAAGTGAAAGATGTGACGACACATCCGGCTTTCCGGAATGCTGCGAGGTCGATTGCACGGCTGTATGATGCGTTGCATGACGAGAAGATGAAGGATGTTTTGACGGTCGAGACGGATACGGGGAATGGCGGCTTCACGCAGAAGTATTTCCGTGTGGACAAGAGTGCGCAAGACTTGTTGGAGTCCCGCGACGCAATTGCGCAATGGGCGCGCCTGACATATGGGCAGATGGGAAGGTCGCCGGATTATAAGGCGGCATTCCTCGCGACGCTCGGCGCGGACCCGGATTACTACGGGAAGTACGCGGATAATGCGCGGAGGTGGTACAAAGAAGCGCAGGAGCGGAATTGGTTCTTCAACCATGCAATCATCAATCCGCCAGTGGACAGGCATAAGCCGCTCGATGCCGTGGCTGACATTTTCGTCAGGGCAGTCGGGGAGACGGAGCAGGGGGTCATCGTCAGCGGAGCGAAGATGGTCGCGACGGGGTCCGCATTGACGAATTATAACTTTGTCGCCCATTACGGCGCTGCGCCGATCACGAAGGAGGAGTTCGCACTCGTGTTCGTGGCGGCGATGGATACACCGGGCGTGAAGCTTGTCAGTCGTGCGTCGTATGAAATGAACGCCGCCGTCATGGGAAGCCCGTTCGACTATCCATTGAGCAGCCGGTTCGATGAAAACGACTCGGTCCTTATTTTCGATAACGCGCTCATTCCATGGGAGAACATCATCATTTATAAAGACGTGGAGAAAGCAAACAGCTTTTTCGCGGACAGCGGTTTCCTCCACAGATTCACGTTCCACGGCGTGACGAGGCTTGCGGTCAAGCTTGACTTCGTTTCAGGTTTATTGCTGAAAGCCGTCAAGATGAACGGTTCCGACCAATTCCGCGGCGTCCAAGTGAATGTCGGCGAGGTGCTTGCCTGGAAGAACATGTTCTGGGCGCTAAGCGACGCAATGGCATTGAACCCGGACGAAGGGCGGAACGGGACGAAGCTGCCGAATTTGAATTACGGGCTTGCGTACCGGATGTTCATGTCCGAAGGGTGGCCGCGGGTGAAGGAAATTATCGAGAACGTCGTCGCGGGAAGCTTAATCGCGCAGCCGTCCAGCTCAAGAGACTTCCAAAATCCGGAGCTGCGTCCGCTGTTGGATAAACTATATCGCGGTTCATACGGCGTAGGGGCAGAAGAGAAGATCAAGCTCATCAAATTACTGTGGGATGCCATCGGGACGGAATATGGCGGCAGGCACGAACTGTATGAGCGCAACTACTCCGGCAACCACGAAAACATCCGTCTCGAAAACTTGGTCGTCGCCAATATGAGCGGGCAAGCCGACCAGTTCGAGAAGTTCGCCGAGGAGTGCTTGAATGACTACGATCTGAACGGTTGGACGAACGATACGTGGATCAATCCGGACGATGTGAGCTATTTTAAAGAATGA
- a CDS encoding CoA transferase subunit A, whose amino-acid sequence MAIVYERVENALSAIKSGMTIMVGGFGLVGAPLTLIEGLTGKDVDGLTIISNNLGEAGEGLGVLLRQRKIRRAIGSYFTSNREVGEAFQRGEIELQLLPQGTLAEAMRAGGAGIGGFYTKTGVGTELAQGKEVREINGDPYLFEQALKADVALIRAHKADTLGNLIYYKTARNFNPVMATAADLVIAEVDEIVAAGELSAEEIITPHLFVDRLIVAKKILTKEGVVHRKQCARADCEACCQ is encoded by the coding sequence ATGGCCATCGTCTATGAACGAGTTGAAAATGCTCTTTCGGCAATCAAAAGCGGGATGACAATCATGGTAGGGGGCTTCGGGCTCGTCGGCGCGCCGCTCACATTGATTGAAGGTCTCACGGGGAAAGACGTCGATGGGCTGACAATCATTAGCAATAATCTTGGTGAAGCGGGCGAAGGGCTCGGCGTGCTGCTCCGTCAGCGGAAAATCCGAAGAGCGATCGGCTCCTACTTTACGAGCAACCGGGAAGTCGGCGAAGCGTTTCAGCGCGGGGAAATTGAACTGCAGCTGCTGCCTCAAGGGACATTGGCAGAAGCGATGCGTGCAGGTGGTGCTGGAATCGGCGGATTCTATACGAAGACCGGAGTCGGAACGGAGCTCGCGCAAGGGAAAGAGGTACGGGAAATCAATGGGGATCCATATCTTTTCGAACAGGCCTTGAAAGCGGATGTGGCGCTCATCCGTGCGCATAAGGCGGACACGCTCGGCAATCTCATCTATTATAAGACCGCCCGGAATTTCAACCCGGTCATGGCGACTGCCGCGGATCTAGTCATTGCAGAGGTGGATGAAATTGTTGCAGCCGGAGAGCTATCCGCTGAAGAAATCATCACGCCCCATCTATTCGTCGACAGGCTGATCGTTGCAAAGAAAATCCTGACGAAGGAAGGTGTCGTCCATCGAAAACAATGTGCAAGAGCTGATTGCGAGGCGTGCTGCCAATGA
- a CDS encoding 3-oxoacid CoA-transferase subunit B, with translation MENNVQELIARRAANELKGPSVVNLGIGIPTLVAKYVEDELVHFHTENGLLGVTDVEEEDPNLVNAGKLPVGERVGASFFSSAESFGMIRGGHVDVAILGALQVDETGRIANWAIPGKNIIGVGGAMDLLVGAKKVIVTTSHLTKDGKSKLMKTCTFPLTSTRSVDMIITELAVFAVVNEQLVLTELMPGATIEKVRESTEADFVEGGFEL, from the coding sequence ATCGAAAACAATGTGCAAGAGCTGATTGCGAGGCGTGCTGCCAATGAACTGAAAGGCCCTTCTGTCGTGAACTTGGGCATCGGCATCCCGACACTCGTCGCGAAGTACGTTGAAGATGAGCTTGTCCACTTTCATACGGAAAACGGTTTGTTAGGCGTAACGGATGTGGAGGAAGAGGATCCGAACTTAGTGAACGCAGGCAAATTGCCGGTCGGCGAACGGGTAGGTGCTTCGTTTTTCAGCAGTGCAGAATCGTTCGGGATGATCCGCGGCGGGCATGTCGATGTTGCGATCCTCGGCGCCTTGCAAGTCGATGAAACCGGACGCATTGCCAACTGGGCCATTCCCGGAAAAAACATCATCGGGGTTGGCGGCGCGATGGATCTGCTCGTAGGTGCCAAGAAAGTGATCGTGACGACTTCCCATTTGACGAAGGACGGCAAAAGCAAGCTGATGAAAACATGCACATTCCCGCTCACGTCAACCCGCAGCGTCGATATGATCATTACCGAGTTGGCCGTGTTCGCTGTCGTGAATGAACAGCTAGTGCTCACGGAACTCATGCCTGGCGCCACAATCGAGAAAGTTCGGGAAAGTACGGAGGCCGATTTCGTCGAGGGAGGGTTTGAGCTATGA